The following coding sequences lie in one Manis pentadactyla isolate mManPen7 chromosome 19, mManPen7.hap1, whole genome shotgun sequence genomic window:
- the NCSTN gene encoding nicastrin, protein MATAGGGSVVDLGSRGLLRLLSFCVLLEVLCSGNSVERKIYIPLNKTAPCVRLLNATHQIGCQSSISGDTGVIHVVEKEEDLQWVLTDGPNPPYVVLLEGTLFTRDVMEKLKGTTSRIAGLAVSLAKPSPAKGFSPSVQCPNDGFGVYSNCSTIQWNSLGNGLAYEDFSFPIFLLEDENETKVIKQCYHDHNLSENGSAPAFPLCAMQLFSHMHAVISTVTCMRRSSIQSTFSINPEIVCDPLSDYNVWSVLKPVNTSGTLEPEDRVVITATRLDSRSFFWNVAPGAESAVASFVTQLAAAEALQKAPDVTSLPRNVMFVFFQGETFDYIGSSRMVYDMEKGKFPVPLENIDSFVELGQVALRNSLELWMHTDPVSQKNESVRSQVEALLTTLEKSGTGVPAVVLRRLNQSQPLPPSSLQRFLRARNISGVVLADHSTVFRNLYYQSIYDTAENINVSYPEWQSPEEDLNFVTDTAKALADVATVLGRTLYQLAGGLNFSDTVQADPQTVTRLLYGFLVRANNSWFQSILRQDLRAYLGDGPPQHYIAVSSPTNTTYIVQYALANLTGKVLDLTREQCQDPSKVPSENKDLYEYVWVQGPLDSNKTDRLPRCVRSTARLARALSPAFELRQWSSTEYSTWTESRWKDIRARIFLIASKELELITLMVGFAVLVFSLIVTYGINAKAGVLFIAPREPGSVSY, encoded by the exons CTTCCATTAGTGGGGACACGGGGGTTATCCACGTAGTGGAGAAGGAGGAGGACCTGCAGTGGGTGTTGACTGATGGCCCCAATCCCCCTTACGTGGTTCTGCTGGAGGGCACGCTCTTTACCAG GGATGTGATGGAGAAGCTGAAGGGGACAACCAGCCGGATTGCTGGCCTTGCAGTGTCCTTGGCCAAGCCCAGTCCTGCCAAGGGCTTCTCTCCCAGTGTGCAGTGTCCCAATGATGGGTTTG GTGTTTACTCCAACTGCAGCACAATACAGTGGAACTCCCTGGGCAATGGCTTGGCTTATGAAGACTTTAGTTTCCCCATCTTTCTTCTCGAAGATGAAAATGAAACCAAGGTCATCAAGCAG TGCTATCACGACCACAACCTGAGTGAGAACGGCTCAGCTCCTGCCTTCCCGCTGTGTGCCATGCAGCTCTTCTCACACATGCATGCTGTCATTAGCACGGTCACCTGCATGCGGCGCAGCTCCATCCAGAGCACCTTCAGCATCAACCCAG AAATCGTCTGTGACCCTCTGTCCGACTACAATGTGTGGAGCGTGCTTAAGCCTGTCAATACATCTGGGACACTAGAGCCTGAGGACAGGGTGGTGATCACTGCCACCCGG CTGGACAGCCGGTCCTTTTTCTGGAATGTGGCCCCAGGGGCTGAAAGTGCCGTCGCCTCCTTCGTCACCCAGCTGGCAGCAGCTGAAGCCCTGCAGAAGGCCCCCGACGTGACCAGCCTGCCCCGTAATGTCATGTTCGTCTTCTTCCAAGGG GAAACTTTTGACTACATTGGCAGTTCCAGAATGGTCTACGATATGGAGAAGGGGAAGTTCCCTGTGCCGTTGGAGAACATCGACTCGTTCGTGGAGCTGGGCCAG GTGGCCTTAAGAAACTCACTAGAGCTTTGGATGCACACGGACCCCGTGTCTCAGAAAAATGAGTCTGTACGGAGCCAG GTGGAGGCGCTGCTGACCACGCTGGAGAAGAGCGGCACTGGTGTCCCTGCTGTAGTCCTCCGGAGGCTCAATCAATCCCAGCCCCTGCCACCATCTTCTCTACAGCGCTTTCTTCGAGCTCGAAACATCTCTGGCGTTGTTCTTGCTGACCACTCCACTGTCTTCCGTAACCT CTATTACCAGAGCATTTACGACACCGCTGAGAACATTAATGTGAGCTACCCCGAATGGCAGAGCCCCGAAGAGGACCTGAACTTTGTGACCGACACCGCCAAG GCCCTGGCAGATGTGGCCACAGTGCTGGGACGCACCCTTTACCAGCTTGCAGGGGGACTCAACTTCAGTGACACCGTTCAGGCCGACCCCCAAACG GTCACGCGCTTGCTCTACGGCTTCCTGGTCAGAGCCAACAACTCCTGGTTCCAGTCCATCCTCAGGCAGGACTTGCGGGCCTACTTGG GTGATGGGCCTCCCCAGCACTACATCGCTGTCTCCAGCCCCACCAACACCACTTACATTGTCCAGTATGCTTTGGCAAACCTGACTGGCAAGGTGCTGGACCTCACCCGAGAGCAGTGCCAGGATCCAAGTAAAGTCCCCAGTGAAAACAAGGAT CTGTATGAGTACGTGTGGGTTCAGGGCCCTCTGGATTCCAACAAGACGGACCGGCTCCCCCGGTGCGTGCGTTCCACGGCTCGACTGGCCAGGGCCTTGTCCCCTGCCTTTGAACTGAGGCAGTGGAGCTCCACTGAGTACTCTACGTGGACTGAGAGCCGCTGGAAAGACATCCGTGCCCGCATATTTCTGATAGCCAGCAAAGAGCTTGAg CTCATCACCCTGATGGTGGGCTTCGCTGTCCTCGTCTTCTCTCTCATCGTCACCTACGGCATCAACGCCAAAGCCGGCGTCCTTTTCATTGCTCCCCGGGAGCCGGGGTCGGTGTCTTACTGA